The DNA window CAGTCTCTATATTCATATTCCGTGGTGTTTGAAGAAATGCCCTTACTGCGATTTCAATTCGCACGAGATTCGCGGGCAGGGCGGCCAAGCACCCGAAGAGGAGTACGTCGCCGCATTGATTCGCGATCTGGAATCGGCTTTGCAGGATGTTTGGGGGCGGCGGTTGAGCAGCGTGTTTTTCGGCGGGGGCACACCGAGTCTGTTCAGTGCGCGTGCCATCGATACGATTCTGACAGCGGTGCGCACACTATTGCCGCTGGAGCATTTTGCCGAAGTCACGTTGGAAGCCAATCCCGGTACATTTGAAGCGCAAAAATTCGCCGATTTCCGCGCAGCCGGAATCAACCGCCTGTCGATCGGCATCCAAAGTTTTAACCCGCAGCACTTGAAAGCGCTGGGGCGAGTGCATGACGACCGGGAAGCACACCATGCAGTTGAAATTGCGTTGCAGAATTTCGATAACATCAATCTCGATCTGATGTATGCGTTGCCCGGGCAAACGTTGCAGGATGCGCAGAGTGATATCGAAACCGCATGTGCACTGGGTGTAACGCATATCTCCGCTTACCATCTGACGTTAGAGCCGAATACACTGTTTCACCGCTTTCCACCACCGCTACCCGACGACGAACAAGCGGCTGCGATGCAAGAACTGATTGAACAGACTGCCGCGACTCATCATTATCGCAATTACGAGACCTCGGCGTTCGCGCGCCCCGGCAAGGAATCGCAGCATAATCTGAACTATTGGCTGTTCGGCGATTATCTCGGCATCGGTGCGGGGGCGCACAGCAAGATCAGTTTCGCCGACAAAATCGTGCGCCAGATGCGTTTCAAGCAACCGAAGGAATATCTGGCCAAGGCGCATGCGGGGGAATCTTTGCTGCAGACGCAGCAGGCATTGACCGTCACGGATCGCGGCTTCGAGTTCATGATGAATGCGCTGCGTCTTAGCGGCGGATTTGATACCGCGTTGTTTCAGGAGCGCACCGGTTTATCAATTAGCACCGTGCAAAAACAATTGGATGAAGCCGAGCAACGCGGTTTGCTGGTGCACGATCATCTGCGCATCAAACCGACCGTGCTGGGCAGGCGCTTTCTTAACGATTTGCTGCAGATCTTTTTGCCGGAATCGAACGCTGGATAACACGCTTTCCGGTTTGACCGGAAGATGCGCTAAAATCCTGGCCAGTCAATTTATTCATGGGAGAGCAACAACGATGGCGTATGTAAAACCGGAGGAAGTCGTCGAAAACATGTTACTGGCAGGTGCCAAGAAAGCAAGCTTGTCAGCCAAACAATTGCTGATCCGCGGCTTTTTGTCCGGCGCTTTTCTCGGTTACGCCACTACATTGGCGATTCTGGCGGCGGCGCAAACGGGTTGGGGGATCACCGGTGCACTGGTATTTCCGGTCGGCTTCGTCATGATCGTGCTGCTCGGATTGGAACTTGCCACTGGCAATTTCGCGCTGATTCCGATTGCCGTCAAAGACGGCCGGGTACCCTTCAGCCGGTTACTGAAAAATTGGACCTGGGTATTGACCGGCAACCTGATCGGCAGCGTCACGTATGCGTACCTGTACTGCATCGTAGCGACCAAAATGGGCTCCATCGATCCGGCCACTATCCCTGCACTGCAACGTACCATTACCATCGCCGAAACCAAAACGCTCGAGTACGCCAAACTCGGTTTCGACGGCACCGTCGCGGCATTTACCAGCGCGATCCTGTGCAATTGGATGGTAACTTTGGGCGCCGTCATGGCATTCACCTCGACCAGCGCGATCGGTAAAATCGCCGCGATGTGGCTGCCGATCATGACATTCTTCGGTTTGGGGTACGAGCACGCCATCGTCAACATGTTCGTCATTCCCGCCGGCATCTGGCTCGGCGCGGATATCACCATCGCCGATTGGTGGCTGTGGAACGGTTTGCCGGTAATTGCCGGGAATTTGTTCGGTGGCATGCTATTTACTGGATTTATGTTGTATTGGAGTTATGGCAAACCGGCAAGTTAGTCATAGCAGCGCGCTTACTCTTTTACTGTTACTTTATGCCCAGAACCGGTGCTTTACTCTCGTTATCCCGTGAACATCATTCCTCGCTGGTGCTCGCACGCGCTGCGCGGCAAGTTGCGGAGAACGGCGACAATGCCGCTGTCGTGACAATGATGCAGCGCGTTGAAGCGCATTGGCAAACGGTCTTGTGTGAGCATTTTGCACGCGAAGAGCAATTGCTGCGCTTGGCGACGGATACAGTGGATA is part of the Gammaproteobacteria bacterium genome and encodes:
- a CDS encoding formate/nitrite transporter family protein, producing MAYVKPEEVVENMLLAGAKKASLSAKQLLIRGFLSGAFLGYATTLAILAAAQTGWGITGALVFPVGFVMIVLLGLELATGNFALIPIAVKDGRVPFSRLLKNWTWVLTGNLIGSVTYAYLYCIVATKMGSIDPATIPALQRTITIAETKTLEYAKLGFDGTVAAFTSAILCNWMVTLGAVMAFTSTSAIGKIAAMWLPIMTFFGLGYEHAIVNMFVIPAGIWLGADITIADWWLWNGLPVIAGNLFGGMLFTGFMLYWSYGKPAS
- a CDS encoding oxygen-independent coproporphyrinogen III oxidase-like protein, whose amino-acid sequence is MDDLPLAKLKALPPLSLYIHIPWCLKKCPYCDFNSHEIRGQGGQAPEEEYVAALIRDLESALQDVWGRRLSSVFFGGGTPSLFSARAIDTILTAVRTLLPLEHFAEVTLEANPGTFEAQKFADFRAAGINRLSIGIQSFNPQHLKALGRVHDDREAHHAVEIALQNFDNINLDLMYALPGQTLQDAQSDIETACALGVTHISAYHLTLEPNTLFHRFPPPLPDDEQAAAMQELIEQTAATHHYRNYETSAFARPGKESQHNLNYWLFGDYLGIGAGAHSKISFADKIVRQMRFKQPKEYLAKAHAGESLLQTQQALTVTDRGFEFMMNALRLSGGFDTALFQERTGLSISTVQKQLDEAEQRGLLVHDHLRIKPTVLGRRFLNDLLQIFLPESNAG
- a CDS encoding hemerythrin domain-containing protein; its protein translation is MPRTGALLSLSREHHSSLVLARAARQVAENGDNAAVVTMMQRVEAHWQTVLCEHFAREEQLLRLATDTVDTESADRILAEHAELRMLACGPCELELAARLRRFGELLTAHVRYEERVIFPQLQAHPCVAGAVEESD